In Oryza glaberrima chromosome 8, OglaRS2, whole genome shotgun sequence, the following are encoded in one genomic region:
- the LOC127782765 gene encoding patatin-like protein 2, which translates to MAPTTNQSSGSAPLTVNPVVQHAVVGAQLPTTSPCRTPKSPPPSYGSIVTVLSIDGGGVRGIIPGTILASLEEKLQELDGADARIADYFDVIAGTSTGGLVTAMLTAPNDQGRPLFAAKDINDFYLKHCPKIFPPRSIPIVGLFQSMAGPKYDGKYLHSVVQSLLGDKRVNETITNVVIPTFDIKLLQPITFSRFDAQIDVSKNALLSDVCISTSAAPTYLPGHRFQTKDKDGKPREFNLVDGGVAANNPTLLAMTHVSKQILLGKQDDFFPIKPADYGKFMILSLGTGTAKIEEKYDAVQSGKWGMINWVYHDGSSPLIDSFSQASADLVDIHASVLFQALHCEKSYLRIQDDELTGDTASVDVSTPENLNRLVDVGKALLKKRACKVNLETGKNEPDMSRGTNEEELDHFAKMLSDERKARLQKKAFLQ; encoded by the exons ATGGCGCCAACCACGAACCAGAGCAGCGGGTCGGCGCCACTGACCGTGAACCCGGTGGTGCAgcacgccgtcgtcggcgcgcagctgccgacgacgtcgccgtgCCGCACGcccaagtcgccgccgccgtcgtacgGGAGCATCGTCACCGTGCTGagcatcgacggcggcggcgtccgcggcaTCATCCCGGGCACCATCCTCGCCAGCCTCGAGGAGAAGCTGCAGGAGCTAGACGGCGCCGACGCGAGGATCGCCGACTACTTCGACGTGATCGCCGGGACGAGCACCGGCGGGCTGGTGACCGCCATGCTCACCGCGCCCAACGACCAGGGCCGCCCGCTCTTCGCCGCCAAGGACATCAACGACTTCTACCTCAAGCACTGCCCCAAGATCTTCCCTCCCAGAAG CATTCCAATTGTGGGATTGTTCCAGAGCATGGCGGGGCCAAAGTACGACGGCAAGTACCTGCACTCGGTGGTGCAGTCGCTGCTCGGCGATAAGCGAGTTAATGAGACGATCACCAACGTCGTCATCCCCACCTTCGACATCAAGCTCCTCCAGCCCATCACCTTCTCCCGATTCGAC GCCCAGATCGATGTGTCCAAGAACGCTCTCCTGTCGGACGTGTGCATCagcacctcggcggcgccgacgtACCTCCCCGGCCACCGCTTCCAGACCAAGGACAAGGACGGCAAGCCCCGGGAATTCaacctcgtcgacggcggcgtcgccgcaAACAACCCG ACGCTGTTGGCGATGACACACGTAAGCAAGCAGATCCTGCTGGGTAAACAGGACGACTTCTTCCCGATCAAGCCGGCGGACTACGGCAAGTTCATGATCCTGTCGCTGGGCACCGGCACGGCCAAGATCGAGGAGAAGTACGACGCCGTTCAGTCTGGCAAGTGGGGGATGATCAACTGGGTCTACCACGACGGCTCGTCGCCGCTGATCGACAGCTTCAGCCAGGCCAGCGCCGACCTCGTCGACATCCACGCCTCCGTGCTCTTCCAGGCGCTGCACTGCGAGAAGAGCTACCTCCGCATCCAGGAcgacgagctcaccggcgacacGGCGTCCGTCGACGTCTCCACGCCGGAGAACCTGAACCGGCTGGTCGACGTTGGCAAGGCGCTGCTCAAGAAGCGGGCGTGCAAGGTGAACCTCGAGACCGGCAAGAACGAGCCCGACATGAGCAGGGGCACCAACGAGGAGGAGCTGGACCATTTCGCGAAGATGCTGTCCGACGAACGCAAGGCCAGGCTCCAGAAGAAGGCCTTCCTTCAGTAA
- the LOC127782641 gene encoding patatin-like protein 2: protein MAPVQTPEQSNGSLTLNPVVQRVLSRGKSLLSPSTPRSPPPSYGSIVTVLSIDGGGVRGIIPGTILAFLEEKLQELDGPEARLANYFDVIAGTSTGGLVTAMLTAPNDNGDPLFAARDINDFYLEHCPRIFPPVSKGPLGLFKSMTGPKYDGRHLHSVVQQLLGDKRVDSTITNIVVPTFDIKLLQPTIFSTYDARKDVSKNALLSDVCISTSAAPTYLPGHRFETTDKDGKPREFNLVDGGVAANNPTLLAMTHVTKQILLGCQDFFPIKPADYGKFMILSLGTGSAKIEKKFDAVESGRWGVLGWLFNKGATPLIDSFSQASADLVDIHASVLFQALHCEKRYLRIQDDELTGDAASVDVSTPENLQRLVGVGKALLKKQACKVDLETGKNEPDMNRKSNEEELVLFAEMLSRERKARLQKKQGSMKI, encoded by the exons ATGGCGCCCGTGCAGACACCGGAGCAGAGCAACGGGTCACTGACGTTGAACCCGGTGGTGCAGCGCGTGCTGAGCCGCGGCAAGTCGCTGCTGTCGCCGTCCacgccgcggtcgccgccgccgtcgtacgGGAGCATCGTCACCGTGCTGagcatcgacggcggcggcgtgcgcggcaTCATCCCGGGCACCATCCTCGCGTTCCTGGAGGAGAAACTGCAGGAGCTGGACGGCCCCGAGGCTCGGCTCGCCAACTACTTCGACGTGATCGCCGGGACGAGCACCGGCGGGCTGGTGACCGCCATGCTCACCGCGCCTAACGACAACGGCGACCCGCTGTTCGCCGCCAGGGACATCAACGACTTCTACCTCGAGCACTGCCCCAGGATCTTCCCTCCCGTCAGCAAGGGGCCTCTCGGTCTGTTCAAGAGCATGACGGGGCCCAAGTACGACGGCCGGCACCTCCACTCCGTCGTGCAGCAGCTGCTCGGCGACAAGCGCGTCGACAGCACCATCACCAACATCGTCGTCCCGACCTTCGACATCAAGCTCCTCCAGCCAACAATCTTCTCGACCTACGAC GCTCGCAAGGACGTGTCCAAGAACGCGCTTCTGTCGGACGTGTGCATCagcacgtcggcggcgccgacgtACCTCCCCGGCCACCGCTTCGAGACGACGGACAAGGACGGCAAGCCCCGGGAATTTaacctcgtcgacggcggcgtcgccgcgaACAATCCG ACGCTGCTGGCGATGACACACGTAACCAAGCAGATCCTGCTGGGCTGCCAGGACTTCTTCCCGATCAAGCCGGCGGACTACGGCAAGTTCATGATCCTGTCGCTGGGCACCGGCTCGGCCAAGATCGAGAAGAAGTTCGACGCCGTCGAGAGCGGCCGGTGGGGCGTCCTCGGCTGGCTGTTCAACAAGGGCGCGACGCCGCTGATCGACAGCTTCAGCCAGGCCAGCGCCGACCTCGTCGACATCCACGCATCCGTGCTCTTCCAGGCGCTGCACTGCGAGAAGCGCTACCTCCGCATCCAGGAcgacgagctcaccggcgacgcggCGTCCGTCGACGTCTCCACGCCGGAGAACCTCCAgaggctcgtcggcgtcggcaagGCGCTGCTCAAGAAGCAGGCGTGCAAGGTCGACCTCGAGACCGGCAAGAACGAGCCGGACATGAACCGGAAAAGTAACGAGGAGGAGCTGGTGCTTTTCGCCGAGATGCTGTCGCGAGAACGGAAGGCCAGGCTTCAGAAAAAGCAGGGGAGCATGAAGATCTAG